A genomic region of Magnolia sinica isolate HGM2019 chromosome 6, MsV1, whole genome shotgun sequence contains the following coding sequences:
- the LOC131249563 gene encoding uncharacterized protein LOC131249563: MVSDKGTVAEPLPPKVEYLVERIPFSKDARVECKQKNVFISLIHKVVVSTQPGNCAVMIIHGPNEELAFCRPGDKSWTALEPWDVFGTSPMAAEFHLCVPPRLYEKMYLRVNDHALFVGGNQSISYSASSFSNCKANCIYFCDDEWDVCVEESPPWGYDLGIFNLKDGSFDRYPGIESWVIMPQSIWFTPNPY; encoded by the exons ATGGTCAGTGACAAAGGCACAGTTGCTGAACCCCTTCCACCAAAGGTCGAATATCTTGTCGAAAGAATACCATTTTCTAAAGATGCGCGTGTCGAGTGCAAGCAAAAAAATGTATTCATCTCCCTTATACATAAGGTGGTCGTGTCAACACAGCCTGGCAATTGTGCCGTTATGATCATCCATGGTCCGAATGAAGAACTTGCATTTTGTAGACCTGGAGACAAGTCATGGACTGCTTTGGAAC CTTGGGATGTTTTTGGCACTTCTCCTATGGCTGCAGAATTCCATTTGTGTGTGCCACCCAGGCTATATGAAAAGATGTACCTG AGAGTCAATGACCATGCATTGTTCGTGGGTGGAAATCAATCAATTTCATATTCGGCTAGCAGCTTCTCCAACTGTAAAGCAAATTGTATATATTTTTGTGACGACGAGTGGGATGTGTGTGTTGAAGAATCTCCCCCATGGGGATATGATTTGGGCATCTTTAACTTAAAAGATGGAAGCTTCGATCGATATCCTGGTATTGAATCTTGGGTAATTATGCCACAATCAATTTGGTTCACGCCTAATCCTTACTAG